In Fundulus heteroclitus isolate FHET01 chromosome 16, MU-UCD_Fhet_4.1, whole genome shotgun sequence, a single genomic region encodes these proteins:
- the si:dkey-208k4.2 gene encoding P43 5S RNA-binding protein yields MNGVWGGQRLYNCTHADCGATFSREWKLKEHETVHTGAHPCPCPVAGCGRRFKRRSHLRRHLLKHTGVKPLQCTIAGCAKAFFFANKLKGHLRVAHGEKTSSYKCSQPNCTLSFKKRRLLKLHLQEHNVPANFKCSKDGCAETFDSHVARKAHEKKHAGYPCPHNGCQVHEQTWGKLQKHLAKHPATHTCSVCKKVFKKARALQRHKRTHASHKPVLLCPRDNCQAYFSTTFNMEHHIRKVHLKLLKYKCFFPDCPRMFAMRESMQRHLVHHDPTAATLMKRRRSKKTWQKRLDGNNRPLIEENLGRLFALRMRISRRAKVETNLSGLFNERKIPHYVDPEVNLRGLFGLKQPRLFELPEAAPVES; encoded by the exons ATGAACGGCGTTTGGGGCGGACAGCGGCTGTACAACTGCACTCATGCTGACTGTGGAGCGACTTTCTCCAGGGAGTGGAAGCTGAAAGAACACGAGACTGTGCACACCGGAGCG CACCCGTGTCCGTGCCCGGTCGCTGGATGCGGGCGTCGCTTCAAGAGGAGATCCCACCTGAGACGGCACTTGCTTAAGCACACAGGAGTGAAGCCGCTGCA ATGCACAATTGCAGGTTGTGCAAAGGCTTTCTTCTTCGCGAACAAGCTGAAAGGGCATCTGCGCGTCGCTCATGGAGAAAAGACCAGCTCTTATAAG TGCAGCCAACCGAATTGCACCCTGAGCTTCAAGAAGCGCAGACTGTTGAAGCTGCACTTACAGGAGCATAATGTGCCAGCAAATTTCAA ATGTTCTAAAGACGGATGTGCTGAAACATTCGACTCTCACGTTGCCCGCAAAGCTCATGAGAAGAAGCATGCAG GTTATCCCTGCCCTCATAATGGCTGCCAGGTGCATGAACAAACTTGGGGGAAACTTCAGAAACACTTGGCCAAACACCCgg CTACTCACACCTGCTCGGTCTGCAAGAAGGTGTTTAAGAAAGCCAGGGCTCTGCAGAGGCACAAACGGACCCACGCTTCCCACAAGCCTGTGCTCCTGTGTCCCAGAGATAACTGCCAGGCCTACTTCTCCACCACCTTTAACATGGAGCACCACATTCGCAAGGTGCATCTAAAGCTGCTGAAGTACAAGTGTTTCTTCCCTGACTGCCCCCGGATGTTTGCAATGAGA GAGAGTATGCAAAGGCACCTTGTTCACCACGACCCCACTGCTGCCACTTTGATG AAACGAAGGAGATCAAAGAAAACCTGGCAGAAGCGCTTGGATGGAAACAATCGGCCGCTCATCGAGGAGAACCTGGGTCGCCTCTTTGCTCTCCGCATGCGGATCTCCAGACGTGCCAAAGTGGAAACCAACCTTTCTGGCCTGTTCAACGAACGCAAGATCCCGCACTACGTAGACCCAGAAGTCAACCTACGCGGCTTGTTTGGGCTCAAGCAGCCCCGGCTTTTTGAGCTGCCAGAGGCTGCGCCGGTGGAAAGTTAA